A genomic region of Solanum dulcamara chromosome 2, daSolDulc1.2, whole genome shotgun sequence contains the following coding sequences:
- the LOC129873681 gene encoding probable UDP-N-acetylglucosamine--peptide N-acetylglucosaminyltransferase SEC, producing MVSGGETNAKNGFVIIVLGPESILGMSSAETNLVATYWCVCDWEDRDQMFIEVEGILRRQIKMSVIPSVQPFHAIAYPLDPLLALEISCKYAQHCSVIAARFSLPSFSHPPPLPIKGGGRNGRLRVGYVSSDFGNHPLSHLMGSVFGMHDIENVEDFYCLVFCDALSPNDGTGWRLRILSEAEHFVDVASLTSDVIARMINEDQIQILINLNGYTKGARNEIFAMQPAPIQVSYMGFPGTTGANYIHYLVTDEFVSPMRYSHIYSEKLVHLPHCYFVNDYKHKNRDALDPSCQPRRSDYGLPEDKFIFACSNQLYKMDPKIFKTWCNILKRVPNSALWLLRFPAAGEMRVRAHAAAQGVQPDQIIFIDVAMKQEHIRRSSLADLCFDTLEYYNLSCILLLQYPVLIQFMLMNLVSFSHRPLCNAHTTGTDVLANLEEHVVNEPYTIAKGRDKRHKRKSKYLIEQANLIAYAFVAAEEKIKDLEPSSYVEATSSKDAAQWRLAMIE from the exons atggTTTCGGGAGGTGAAACTAACGCTAAAAATGGCTTTGTTATAATTGTTTTAGGTCCAGAGAGTATTTTGGGTATGTCAAGTGCCGAAACtaatttagttgcgacttattgG TGTGTCTGTGATTGGGAGGATCGAGATCAGATGTTTATTGAAGTTGAGGGGATCCTGAGAAGACAGATTAAG ATGTCAGTTATCCCGAGTGTGCAGCCTTTCCATGCAATTGCTTACCCTCTCGATCCACTGCTAGCTCTAGAAATCAG TTGCAAGTATGCCCAGCACTGCTCTGTAATTGCAGCTCGCTTCTCACTTCCTTCTTTCAGCCATCCTCCTCCATTGCCAATAAAGGGTGGTGGCAGGAATGGTCGGCTTAGGGTTGG ATATGTGAGTAGTGATTTTGGCAACCACCCACTATCACATCTGATGGGTTCAGTGTTCGGCATGCACGATATAGAGAATGTTGAG GACTTCTATTGCCTGGTGTTCTGCGATGCTTTGAGTCCAAATGATGGCACTGGGTGGAGGCTCCGCATTCTGTCTGAAGCAGAGCATTTTGTTGATGTAGCGTCCTTGACATCTGATGTTATAGCTAGGATGATTAATGAGGATCAAATACAGATTCTGATCAATCTTAACGGTTATACTAAg GGAGCCCGAAATGAGATCTTTGCAATGCAGCCTGCTCCTATCCAGGTTTCATATATGGGGTTTCCTGGAACCACTGGAGCtaactatatacattatttgGTTACGGATGAg TTTGTGTCACCTATGCGGTACTCACATATTTACTCAGAGAAGCTTGTCCATCTCCCTCATTGTTATTTTGTCAATGACTATAAGCAC AAAAACCGTGATGCGTTAGATCCAAGCTGCCAACCCAGGCGCTCGGATTATGGGCTGCCAGAGGACAAATTCATTTTTGCTTGTTCTAATCAGCTCTACAAGATGGATCCTAAGATATTTAAGACATG GTGCAATATTCTTAAGCGTGTACCAAACAGTGCTCTTTGGCTGCTCAGATTTCCAGCTGCAGGGGAAATGAGGGTTCGCGCAC atGCTGCTGCACAAGGTGTTCAGCCGGACCAAATTATTTTCATAGATGTTGCGATGAAACAAGAGCACATCAGACGCAGCTCCTTGGCAGATCTTTGCTTCGACACGTTAGAATATTACAACCTTTCTTGCATCTTGCTTTTGCAATATCCTGTGTTGATTCAATTCATGCTGATGAATTTGGTTTCTTTTTCTCACAGACCACTGTGCAATGCACATACTACTGGAACAGATGTACTTGCAA ATCTTGAAGAACATGTTGTCAATGAACCATACACAATTGCGAAGGGAAGGGACAAAAGGCATAAACGGAAATCGAAATATCTTATAGAGCAAGCAAATCTGATTGCATACGCGTTCGTAGCTGCAGAAGAAAAGATTAAAGACCTCGAGCCCTCTTCGTATGTTGAAGCAACATCTTCCAAGGATGCTGCACAATGGCGGTTAGCCATGATAGAATAG
- the LOC129880971 gene encoding protein FLOWERING LOCUS T-like yields the protein MPRDPLIVSGVIGDVVDPFTRCVDFGVVYNNRVVYNGCALRPSQVVNQPRVDIGGDDLRTFYTLIMVDPDAPNPSNPNLREYLHWLVTDIPATTGATFGNEVVRYESPCPSMGIHRYIFVLFRQLGREAINAPDIIDSRQNFNTRDFARFHNLGSPVAAIYFNCNREGGIGGRRL from the exons atgccaagagatccACTAATAGTTTCTGGAGTTATAGGAGATGTTGTGGATCCATTCACAAGGTGTGTAGACTTTGGTGTAGTTTACAACAATAGGGTGGTCTACAATGGATGTGCCTTGAGGCCTTCACAAGTTGTCAACCAACCCAGGGTTGATATTGGTGGAGACGATCTTCGCACTTTTTACACTCTG attatggtGGATCCTGATGCTCCAAACCCTAGTAATCCTAACCTGAGGGAATATTTGCACTG gCTGGTCACAGATATCCCAGCAACCACAGGGGCAACCTTTG GCAATGAAGTCGTACGCTACGAGAGCCCATGTCCATCGATGGGTATCCATCGCTATATTTTCGTGTTGTTCCGGCAATTGGGCCGAGAGGCCATCAATGCGCCGGACATAATTGATTCTCGTCAAAATTTTAACACAAGAGACTTTGCGAGGTTTCATAATCTCGGTTCGCCTGTTGCTGCTATTTACTTCAATTGCAATAGGGAGGGTGGTATCGGTGGCCGTCGCCTATAA